From Streptomyces sp. CMB-StM0423, a single genomic window includes:
- a CDS encoding FhaA domain-containing protein encodes MGVLKRFEQRLEGLVNGTFAKVFKSEVQPVEIAGALQRECDNNATIWNRERTVVPNDFIVELSAPDYDRLAPYSGQLGEELAAMVRDYAQQQRYTFMGPIKVHLEKAEDLDTGLYRIRSRTLAGSHSQAPARGRPGGAPTAPPGPASPGSYGSQPSDYAAYGRPPQHQPPPMPAGPPPGPPGGAPAGAPPGGARRLRHWLEINGVRHQMTRQSLVLGRSTEADVRIDDPGVSRRHAEIRTFDGGAMVQDLGSTNGIVVDDQHTQRATLRDGSRIRVGNTTVLYRQEG; translated from the coding sequence GTGGGAGTACTCAAGCGCTTCGAGCAGCGTCTCGAGGGTCTCGTCAACGGCACCTTCGCCAAGGTGTTCAAGTCCGAGGTGCAGCCGGTGGAGATCGCCGGCGCCCTGCAGCGCGAGTGCGACAACAACGCCACGATCTGGAACCGTGAGCGCACCGTCGTGCCCAACGACTTCATCGTGGAGCTGAGCGCCCCCGACTACGACCGGCTCGCTCCCTACTCCGGCCAGCTCGGCGAGGAGCTGGCCGCCATGGTCCGCGACTACGCCCAGCAGCAGCGCTACACCTTCATGGGCCCGATAAAGGTGCACCTGGAGAAGGCCGAGGACCTCGACACGGGCCTCTACCGGATCCGCAGCCGCACCCTGGCAGGCAGCCACTCCCAGGCGCCCGCGCGGGGCCGGCCCGGCGGTGCGCCCACCGCGCCGCCCGGACCCGCGAGCCCCGGCAGCTACGGCTCCCAGCCGAGCGACTACGCCGCCTACGGCCGGCCGCCGCAGCACCAGCCCCCGCCGATGCCCGCGGGCCCGCCGCCAGGACCGCCCGGCGGCGCCCCCGCCGGAGCCCCGCCCGGCGGCGCGCGCCGGCTGCGCCACTGGCTGGAGATCAACGGCGTACGCCACCAGATGACCAGGCAGTCGCTGGTCCTGGGGCGCAGCACGGAAGCCGACGTGCGGATCGACGACCCCGGCGTCTCCCGCCGGCACGCCGAGATCCGTACCTTCGACGGCGGCGCGATGGTGCAGGATCTCGGGTCCACGAACGGCATCGTGGTGGACGACCAGCACACCCAGCGCGCTACGCTCCGCGACGGCTCACGCATCCGCGTGGGCAACACCACCGTCCTCTACCGGCAAGAAGGGTGA
- a CDS encoding FHA domain-containing protein FhaB/FipA: MSELTLTVMRLGFLAVLWLFVIVAVQVIRSDLFGTRVTRRAAAAQDRPPPRPQAPPQDARGGRGGRRGQRGAPTKLVVTEGSLTGTTVTLQGQTITLGRAHDSTIVLDDDYASSRHARIYPDRDGRWIVEDLGSTNGTYLDRTRLTSPVPIPPGAPIRIGKTVIELRK, from the coding sequence ATGTCAGAGCTGACCCTGACGGTCATGCGGCTGGGTTTCCTCGCCGTACTGTGGCTGTTCGTCATCGTCGCCGTACAGGTCATCCGCAGCGACCTGTTCGGCACCCGGGTCACCCGGCGGGCGGCGGCCGCCCAGGACCGGCCGCCACCGCGGCCGCAGGCGCCGCCGCAGGACGCCAGGGGCGGCCGCGGCGGGCGCCGGGGCCAGCGCGGGGCCCCGACCAAACTCGTGGTCACCGAGGGGTCGCTCACGGGCACCACCGTCACCCTGCAGGGGCAGACCATCACCCTGGGACGGGCCCACGATTCGACAATCGTGCTGGACGACGACTACGCCTCCTCGCGGCATGCCAGGATCTATCCGGACCGTGACGGGCGCTGGATCGTGGAGGACCTCGGTTCCACCAACGGCACCTACCTCGACCGGACCCGGCTCACCTCGCCGGTGCCGATCCCGCCCGGCGCACCGATCCGGATCGGCAAGACCGTCATCGAGCTGCGGAAGTAG
- a CDS encoding PP2C family protein-serine/threonine phosphatase — translation MRMYPEPTGEVRMSLSLRFAAGSHEGMIRDHNEDSGYAGPRLLAIADGMGGQAAGEVASSEVISVMVALDEDVPGSDLLTALGTTVEHANDRLRRMVEEDPRLEGMGTTLTALLWTGQRLGLVHVGDSRAYLLRDGALTQITKDHTWVQRLVDENRITEEEATTHPQRSLLMRALGSGDQVEPDLSIREVRAGDRYLVCSDGLSSVVSHETMENTLAGYAGPQETVQELIELALRGGGPDNITVIIADVLDAADDDTMAGRLNDAPLVVGAVAENQHQIDTAGMQTPAARAAGLGRPTPPQAGGFGPAGDGGDPYGLSYNDEDFVKAPPRFKWLKRGLLLAVVLGGLGFGGYKAYDWTQSQYYVGTKDDHVAVYQGIDQKLAWMKLSSVHQDHPDIELKYLPGYQQKRVEDNIAEESLGDAQAKVADLQEQADVCRTVAEAKAADSRAQEDERRQQEQEQQNPDKQGDAADKAGDKAGDEKAESPAPGASLTEEEQKLARQCPNQ, via the coding sequence ATGCGGATGTACCCGGAGCCGACCGGCGAGGTGCGCATGAGCCTCTCTCTGCGCTTCGCCGCCGGGTCGCACGAGGGCATGATCCGTGACCACAACGAGGACTCCGGCTACGCCGGTCCCCGGCTGCTCGCCATCGCCGACGGCATGGGCGGCCAGGCCGCCGGCGAGGTCGCCAGCTCCGAGGTCATCTCCGTCATGGTCGCCCTGGACGAGGACGTCCCGGGCTCCGACCTGCTCACCGCGCTCGGTACGACCGTGGAGCACGCCAACGACCGGCTGCGCCGCATGGTCGAGGAGGACCCGCGCCTGGAGGGCATGGGCACCACGCTCACGGCCCTGCTCTGGACGGGCCAGCGGCTGGGCCTCGTGCACGTCGGCGACTCCCGCGCGTACCTGCTGCGCGACGGTGCGCTGACGCAGATCACCAAGGACCACACCTGGGTGCAGCGGCTCGTCGACGAGAACCGCATCACCGAGGAGGAGGCGACCACCCACCCGCAGCGCTCGCTGCTCATGCGCGCGCTCGGCAGCGGCGACCAGGTCGAGCCCGACCTGTCCATCCGCGAGGTGCGCGCCGGCGACCGCTACCTGGTCTGCTCCGACGGCCTGTCGTCCGTGGTCAGCCACGAGACGATGGAGAACACCCTCGCCGGCTACGCCGGACCGCAGGAGACGGTGCAGGAGCTGATCGAGCTGGCGCTGCGCGGCGGCGGCCCGGACAACATCACCGTCATCATCGCCGACGTCCTGGACGCCGCGGACGACGACACCATGGCCGGCCGGCTCAACGACGCCCCCCTGGTCGTCGGCGCCGTCGCCGAGAACCAGCACCAGATCGACACCGCCGGCATGCAGACCCCGGCCGCCCGCGCCGCGGGCCTCGGCCGGCCCACGCCGCCGCAGGCCGGCGGCTTCGGCCCGGCCGGCGACGGCGGCGACCCGTACGGGCTGTCGTACAACGACGAGGACTTCGTCAAGGCCCCGCCCCGCTTCAAGTGGCTCAAGCGCGGGCTGCTGCTCGCCGTGGTCCTCGGCGGGCTGGGGTTCGGCGGCTACAAGGCGTACGACTGGACCCAGTCCCAGTACTACGTGGGCACGAAGGACGACCACGTCGCCGTGTACCAGGGCATCGACCAGAAGCTCGCCTGGATGAAGCTGTCCTCCGTCCACCAGGACCACCCGGACATCGAGCTCAAGTACCTCCCCGGGTACCAGCAGAAGCGGGTCGAGGACAACATCGCCGAGGAGAGCCTCGGCGACGCCCAGGCGAAGGTGGCCGACCTCCAGGAGCAGGCCGACGTCTGCCGTACGGTCGCGGAGGCCAAGGCCGCCGACTCCCGCGCGCAGGAGGACGAGCGGCGGCAGCAGGAGCAGGAGCAGCAGAACCCCGACAAGCAGGGCGACGCAGCGGACAAGGCCGGAGACAAGGCGGGGGACGAGAAGGCCGAGTCGCCGGCACCCGGAGCCTCGTTGACCGAGGAAGAGCAGAAACTGGCGAGGCAGTGCCCGAACCAATAA
- a CDS encoding FtsW/RodA/SpoVE family cell cycle protein has translation MSSSHTSTISSVAAPSRRNTELAMLVFAVLIPVFAYINVGLAKEDTVPAGVFGYAAGLGCLAAVAHLVVRKFAPYSDPLLLPIATLLNGLGLVLIWRLDQEPSLTTPTLGGPMAPGQLMWSAVGVGLFVVVLLFLKDHRVLQRYTYISMAAALVLLIMPMVPGLGANVNGARIWIRIPGLGSLQPGEFAKIVIAVFFAGYLMVKRDALALASRRFMGLYLPRGRDLGPILVIWGLSLMILVFETDLGTSLLFFGLFVIMLYVATERTSWIVFGLLLSALGAVSVTSFNSHIGDRVDNWLNPLARSPVNDGVTETAQAMYSFGSGGLFGSGLGQGFSRLIGGIATKSDYILATVGEELGLTGLMAIVVLYGLLIERGMRTALAARDPFGKLLAVGLSGAFALQCFVVAGGVTALIPLTGMTMPFLAQGGSSVIANWALIAILLRISDTARRPAPAPAPSPDAEMTQVVRT, from the coding sequence ATGAGCAGCAGCCACACCAGCACCATCAGTTCGGTGGCTGCGCCCAGTCGGCGCAACACAGAGCTGGCGATGCTCGTCTTCGCCGTACTGATCCCGGTCTTCGCGTACATCAACGTGGGCCTGGCGAAGGAGGACACGGTCCCCGCCGGCGTCTTCGGCTACGCGGCGGGCCTCGGCTGTCTGGCCGCCGTCGCGCACCTGGTGGTCCGGAAGTTCGCCCCGTACTCCGACCCGCTGCTGCTGCCGATCGCCACCCTTCTCAACGGCCTGGGCCTGGTGCTGATCTGGCGCCTCGACCAGGAGCCGTCGCTGACCACGCCCACCCTCGGCGGCCCGATGGCGCCCGGCCAGCTCATGTGGTCCGCGGTCGGCGTCGGGCTCTTCGTCGTCGTGCTGCTCTTCCTCAAGGACCACCGGGTCCTGCAGCGTTACACGTACATCTCCATGGCCGCGGCGCTGGTCCTGCTGATCATGCCGATGGTGCCGGGTCTGGGCGCGAACGTGAACGGCGCCCGCATCTGGATCCGCATCCCGGGCCTCGGCTCGCTGCAGCCGGGCGAGTTCGCGAAGATCGTCATCGCGGTCTTCTTCGCCGGCTACCTGATGGTCAAGCGGGACGCCCTGGCGCTGGCCAGCCGCCGCTTCATGGGGCTGTACCTGCCGCGCGGCCGCGACCTCGGCCCGATCCTGGTGATCTGGGGCCTCAGCCTCATGATCCTGGTCTTCGAGACCGACCTCGGCACCTCGCTGCTCTTCTTCGGCCTGTTCGTGATCATGCTCTACGTGGCCACGGAGCGCACGAGCTGGATCGTCTTCGGCCTGCTGCTGTCCGCACTCGGCGCGGTCAGCGTGACCTCCTTCAACAGCCACATCGGCGACCGCGTCGACAACTGGCTGAACCCGCTGGCGCGCAGCCCCGTCAACGACGGGGTGACCGAGACCGCGCAGGCGATGTACTCCTTCGGCTCCGGCGGCCTCTTCGGCTCCGGCCTCGGCCAGGGCTTCTCGCGCCTCATCGGCGGCATCGCCACCAAGAGCGACTACATCCTCGCCACCGTCGGCGAGGAGCTGGGCCTGACCGGCCTGATGGCGATCGTCGTCCTCTACGGGCTCCTCATCGAGCGCGGCATGCGCACGGCCCTCGCGGCCCGCGACCCGTTCGGCAAGCTGCTCGCGGTCGGCCTCTCCGGCGCGTTCGCGCTGCAGTGCTTCGTCGTCGCCGGCGGCGTCACCGCGCTCATCCCGCTGACCGGCATGACGATGCCGTTCCTCGCCCAGGGTGGCTCCTCGGTCATCGCCAACTGGGCACTGATCGCCATCCTGCTGCGCATCAGCGACACCGCGCGCAGGCCGGCGCCGGCGCCCGCACCTTCGCCCGACGCCGAGATGACCCAGGTGGTACGCACATGA
- a CDS encoding peptidoglycan D,D-transpeptidase FtsI family protein, translating into MNKPLRRVAVFCGLLVIALLVRVNWIQFVEADELRNHEDNRRVAIERYAHPRGNIIVGDKAITGSTETSGSDFKYKRTYKDGPLWAPVTGYASQAFGANQLEALNDGILTGNDDRLFFNRTIDMITGKDKKGGNVVTTLDANVQKAAFEGLGDRKGAVAAIDPETGAILGLASSPSYDPSSFAGNSNKDSKNWVELDKDKDKPMLNRALRETYPPGSTFKVVTAAAALESGKYDMDEPTGAPETYKLPLSTNTLGNEVKGVCEDATLREALQWSCNSVYAMLSDKVGNEGMIEMSEKFGFGNAELDTPVRAAESIYPEMDRPQNAMGGIGQASNRATPLQMAMVASAVANDGELMKPYMVEKLVAPNLNDIEVTQPQTLSEPLSGENAQKMQQMMETVVNEGTGSNAKIDGATVGGKTGTAQHGIDNRDLPYAWFISYAKDPDSDKQIAVAVVVEDASANRDDISGGGVAAPIAKSVMEAGLGR; encoded by the coding sequence ATGAACAAGCCACTCCGCCGCGTCGCCGTCTTCTGCGGCCTGCTGGTGATAGCCCTGCTCGTCCGGGTCAACTGGATCCAGTTCGTCGAGGCCGACGAGCTGCGCAACCACGAGGACAACCGGCGCGTGGCCATCGAGCGCTACGCCCACCCCCGGGGCAACATCATCGTCGGTGACAAGGCGATCACCGGCTCGACCGAGACCTCGGGCAGCGACTTCAAGTACAAGCGCACCTACAAGGACGGCCCCCTGTGGGCCCCCGTCACCGGCTACGCCTCCCAGGCGTTCGGCGCCAACCAGTTGGAGGCGCTGAACGACGGCATCCTCACCGGCAACGACGACCGGCTGTTCTTCAACCGCACGATCGACATGATCACCGGCAAGGACAAGAAGGGCGGCAACGTCGTCACCACCCTCGACGCGAACGTGCAGAAGGCCGCGTTCGAGGGGCTCGGCGACCGCAAGGGCGCCGTCGCCGCCATCGACCCGGAGACCGGCGCGATCCTCGGCCTGGCCAGCAGCCCCAGCTACGACCCGTCCTCCTTCGCGGGCAACTCCAACAAGGACTCGAAGAACTGGGTGGAGCTGGACAAGGACAAGGACAAGCCGATGCTCAACCGGGCGCTGCGCGAGACGTACCCGCCCGGTTCGACGTTCAAGGTCGTCACCGCCGCGGCGGCACTGGAGAGCGGCAAGTACGACATGGACGAGCCGACCGGCGCCCCCGAGACGTACAAGCTGCCGCTGTCGACCAACACCCTGGGCAACGAGGTCAAGGGCGTGTGCGAGGACGCCACCCTGCGCGAGGCGCTGCAGTGGTCCTGCAACTCGGTCTACGCGATGCTCAGCGACAAGGTCGGCAACGAGGGCATGATCGAGATGTCCGAGAAGTTCGGCTTCGGCAACGCCGAGCTGGACACCCCGGTCCGCGCCGCCGAGAGCATCTACCCGGAGATGGACCGCCCGCAGAACGCCATGGGCGGCATCGGCCAGGCGTCCAACCGCGCGACGCCGCTGCAGATGGCGATGGTCGCCTCGGCCGTCGCCAACGACGGCGAGCTGATGAAGCCGTACATGGTCGAGAAGCTGGTCGCGCCGAACCTCAACGACATCGAGGTGACGCAGCCGCAGACGCTGAGCGAGCCGCTGTCCGGCGAGAACGCGCAGAAGATGCAGCAGATGATGGAGACCGTCGTCAACGAGGGCACGGGCTCCAACGCCAAGATCGACGGGGCCACCGTCGGCGGCAAGACGGGTACCGCACAGCACGGCATCGACAACCGCGACCTGCCGTACGCCTGGTTCATCTCGTACGCCAAGGACCCCGACAGCGACAAGCAGATCGCCGTCGCCGTCGTCGTCGAGGACGCGAGCGCGAACCGCGACGACATCTCCGGTGGCGGCGTCGCGGCGCCGATCGCGAAGAGCGTCATGGAAGCCGGTCTTGGGCGGTAG
- the pknB gene encoding Stk1 family PASTA domain-containing Ser/Thr kinase, translating to MEEPRRLGGRYELGQVLGRGGMAEVYLAHDTRLGRTVAVKTLRADMARDPSFQARFRREAQSAASLNHPAIVAVYDTGEDYIDSVSIPYIVMEYVDGSTLRELLHSGRKLLPERTLEMCTGILQALEYSHRSGIVHRDIKPANVMLTRTGQVKVMDFGIARAMGDSGMTMTQTAAVIGTAQYLSPEQAKGEQVDARSDLYSTGCLLYELLTGRPPFVGDSPVAVAYQHVREEAPPPSTFDPEVTPEMDAIVMKALVKDPDYRYQSADEMRADIDAALEGLPVAAAAAMGAVGYGGDNPTTAMTPQNGYGTSMLPPARDDDGGMGYDDRGQGRRRQQKRSGATSTVLLILAGILVLVGAIFIGKSIFGDQGADPVKVPNVVGEKFADAQNSMSNVKLTLTKSGEERCDEPKGTVCSTNPPAGEDVDRGSTVTAVVSKGSGTQQVTVPNVEGVDADEAEDTLREASFDVEQVEQESSEPEGQVLSQDPAGDTKAPKNSLVTLTVAAAPEETEPAAINIPRVIDLSYEDAKSTLEGQGFVVSRTDQQTADAAPETVIAQSPEGGTAATEGDTVTVTVAVEPDEPETLTVPTDLANKTVGEAKAQLEGMGLVVGFIPGTPSDDAAIVMAHDPPAGTEVEPGSTVNLVTRPGDGE from the coding sequence ATGGAAGAGCCGCGTCGCCTCGGCGGGCGGTACGAGCTGGGCCAGGTGCTCGGCCGCGGCGGGATGGCCGAGGTGTACCTCGCCCACGACACCCGCCTCGGCCGCACGGTCGCGGTCAAGACGCTGCGCGCCGACATGGCCCGCGACCCCTCGTTCCAGGCCCGCTTCCGCCGCGAGGCCCAGTCCGCCGCCTCCCTGAACCATCCCGCCATCGTCGCCGTGTACGACACCGGCGAGGACTACATCGACAGCGTCTCCATTCCGTACATCGTCATGGAGTACGTCGACGGCTCCACGCTGCGCGAGCTGCTGCACTCCGGGCGCAAGCTGCTGCCCGAGCGCACGCTGGAGATGTGCACCGGCATCCTCCAGGCCCTGGAGTACTCGCACCGCAGCGGCATCGTCCACCGCGACATCAAGCCGGCGAACGTCATGCTGACGCGCACCGGCCAGGTCAAGGTCATGGACTTCGGCATCGCCCGTGCGATGGGCGACTCCGGCATGACGATGACGCAGACCGCCGCGGTCATCGGCACCGCACAGTACCTCTCCCCCGAGCAGGCCAAGGGCGAGCAGGTCGACGCCCGCTCCGACCTCTACTCGACGGGCTGCCTGCTGTACGAGCTGCTGACCGGCCGGCCGCCGTTCGTCGGCGACTCCCCGGTGGCGGTGGCGTACCAGCACGTACGCGAGGAGGCGCCGCCGCCGAGCACGTTCGACCCCGAGGTCACGCCCGAGATGGACGCCATCGTGATGAAGGCGCTCGTCAAGGACCCGGACTACCGGTACCAGAGCGCCGACGAGATGCGCGCCGACATCGACGCCGCGCTGGAGGGCCTGCCCGTCGCGGCGGCCGCCGCGATGGGCGCCGTCGGCTACGGCGGCGACAACCCGACCACCGCCATGACCCCGCAGAACGGCTACGGCACCTCGATGCTGCCGCCCGCGCGGGACGACGACGGCGGCATGGGCTACGACGACCGCGGCCAGGGCCGCCGCCGGCAGCAGAAGCGCAGCGGCGCGACGTCGACGGTACTGCTGATCCTCGCCGGCATCCTGGTGCTCGTGGGTGCCATCTTCATCGGCAAGTCCATCTTCGGCGACCAGGGGGCGGACCCGGTCAAGGTGCCGAACGTCGTCGGCGAGAAGTTCGCGGACGCCCAGAACTCCATGAGCAACGTCAAGCTCACCCTGACCAAGTCCGGCGAGGAGCGCTGCGACGAGCCCAAGGGCACGGTGTGCAGCACCAACCCGCCGGCCGGCGAGGACGTCGACCGCGGTTCGACGGTCACGGCGGTCGTCTCCAAGGGCTCGGGCACGCAGCAGGTCACCGTCCCGAACGTGGAGGGCGTCGACGCCGACGAGGCCGAGGACACCCTGCGGGAGGCGAGCTTCGACGTCGAGCAGGTGGAGCAGGAGTCCAGCGAGCCGGAGGGGCAGGTGCTGAGCCAGGACCCCGCGGGCGACACCAAGGCCCCGAAGAACTCCCTCGTCACGCTCACCGTCGCGGCCGCCCCGGAGGAGACGGAGCCGGCGGCGATCAACATCCCGCGGGTCATCGACCTGTCGTACGAGGACGCGAAGTCGACCCTGGAGGGCCAGGGCTTCGTCGTCTCGCGCACCGACCAGCAGACGGCCGACGCCGCCCCGGAGACGGTCATCGCGCAGAGCCCGGAGGGCGGCACGGCGGCCACGGAGGGCGACACGGTCACGGTGACCGTCGCCGTCGAGCCGGACGAGCCGGAAACGCTGACGGTGCCGACGGACCTGGCCAACAAGACCGTCGGGGAGGCGAAGGCCCAGTTGGAGGGCATGGGCCTGGTCGTCGGCTTCATCCCCGGCACCCCCTCGGACGACGCCGCGATCGTCATGGCGCACGACCCGCCGGCGGGCACCGAGGTGGAGCCGGGCAGCACCGTGAACCTGGTCACGCGGCCGGGCGACGGCGAGTAG
- a CDS encoding DUF5324 family protein — translation MTRKNGARTATDTAKQSVQQAAEAVAPYAATARDQCAHMAHEAFGRFRPMVSDMAANAQVAYGAHLEPQVRKVREAVPDELDRTASDVARRAREAAAYAAPRVLGAAAATKAAAVATKAAAGPVTRQAAARGTAALSALRGEVSPAEIDRLARRRHRRAVVGRTVKRTAVVGALGAAAVAAWRWWDRQVNPDWMVEPPEATEPGSDASTTRIVDDTEYMDRETRIDRADAGRDADAEARQAAADMDAEGGGTARSEAGEPTDTGRAYYEREDDL, via the coding sequence GTGACCCGCAAGAACGGTGCGCGCACGGCCACTGACACGGCGAAGCAGAGCGTGCAGCAGGCGGCCGAGGCGGTGGCGCCGTACGCCGCCACCGCCAGGGACCAGTGCGCCCACATGGCGCACGAGGCGTTCGGGCGCTTCCGCCCGATGGTCTCCGACATGGCCGCGAACGCCCAGGTGGCGTACGGCGCCCACCTGGAGCCCCAGGTGCGGAAGGTGCGCGAGGCGGTGCCCGACGAGCTGGACAGGACCGCCTCCGACGTGGCCCGCCGGGCGCGCGAGGCGGCGGCGTACGCCGCCCCGCGCGTCCTGGGCGCCGCCGCGGCGACGAAGGCCGCGGCGGTCGCGACGAAGGCCGCCGCGGGCCCGGTGACCAGACAGGCCGCCGCCCGCGGCACCGCGGCGCTGTCGGCGCTGCGTGGCGAGGTGAGCCCGGCGGAGATCGACCGGCTGGCGCGCAGGCGCCACCGCCGCGCGGTCGTCGGCCGTACGGTCAAGCGCACCGCCGTCGTCGGCGCCCTCGGCGCCGCGGCGGTCGCCGCCTGGCGCTGGTGGGACCGCCAGGTCAACCCGGACTGGATGGTCGAACCCCCGGAGGCCACGGAACCCGGCAGCGACGCCTCCACCACCCGGATCGTCGACGACACCGAGTACATGGACCGCGAGACCCGCATCGACCGCGCCGACGCCGGCCGGGACGCGGACGCCGAGGCCCGCCAGGCGGCGGCGGACATGGACGCCGAGGGCGGCGGCACGGCCCGCTCGGAGGCGGGCGAGCCCACGGACACCGGCCGCGCGTACTACGAACGCGAGGACGACCTCTGA
- a CDS encoding peptidylprolyl isomerase produces the protein MAEQLYATLKTNHGDIEVKLLPNHAPKTVQNFVGLATGEREWTHPATGKVSTERLYDGTVFHRVISGFMIQGGDPLGNGTGGPGYEFGDEFHPDLAFDRPYLLAMANAGPGTNGSQFFITVAPTAWLTGKHTIFGEVADEAGKKVVDEIAAVRTKRADRPEKDVVIESVEITRR, from the coding sequence GTGGCCGAGCAGCTCTACGCCACCCTGAAGACGAACCACGGCGACATCGAGGTGAAGCTCCTGCCGAACCACGCGCCGAAGACGGTGCAGAACTTCGTCGGGCTCGCCACCGGCGAGCGCGAGTGGACCCACCCGGCGACGGGCAAGGTCTCCACCGAGCGTCTGTACGACGGCACCGTGTTCCACCGCGTCATCAGCGGCTTCATGATCCAGGGCGGTGACCCGCTGGGCAACGGCACCGGCGGCCCCGGCTACGAGTTCGGTGACGAGTTCCACCCGGACCTGGCCTTCGACCGCCCGTACCTGCTGGCGATGGCGAACGCCGGGCCCGGCACCAACGGCTCGCAGTTCTTCATCACCGTGGCGCCGACCGCCTGGCTGACCGGCAAGCACACCATCTTCGGTGAGGTCGCCGACGAGGCCGGCAAGAAGGTCGTCGACGAGATCGCGGCCGTCCGGACGAAGCGGGCCGACCGCCCCGAGAAGGACGTGGTCATCGAGTCCGTGGAGATCACGCGCCGCTGA
- a CDS encoding rhomboid family intramembrane serine protease encodes MTDQAPGGAERPAEDSGLPGCYRHPDRETGVRCVRCDRPICPECMISASVGFQCPECVHGGSGTGSAPGAAAPRTLAGGVMSEDPRLITKIILGLNLAVFLAVLTGGDRVSDPMLLVGKAIFSFGGPLEGVAEGQYYRLLSSVFLHEEVAHIVLNMLALWFLGPPLEAALGRLRFVTLYVLSGLGGSALFYLVAAPNDAALGASGAIFGLFGATAVLVRRMNYDMRPVLVLLAINLVFTFTWSGIAWQGHIGGLVIGTAVAYGFVHAPRDKRVLVQRAVAAAALLAIVAVVVIRTLQLT; translated from the coding sequence ATGACGGACCAGGCGCCGGGAGGGGCGGAGAGACCGGCCGAGGACAGCGGGCTGCCGGGCTGCTACCGGCACCCGGACCGCGAGACCGGCGTGCGCTGCGTCCGCTGCGACCGGCCCATCTGCCCGGAGTGCATGATAAGCGCGTCGGTCGGCTTCCAGTGCCCCGAGTGCGTCCACGGCGGCTCGGGTACGGGCTCCGCGCCGGGCGCCGCCGCGCCCCGTACGCTCGCGGGCGGCGTCATGTCGGAGGACCCGCGGCTCATCACCAAGATCATCCTGGGTCTCAACCTCGCGGTCTTCCTCGCCGTGCTCACCGGCGGCGACCGGGTCAGCGACCCGATGCTCCTCGTCGGGAAAGCGATCTTCTCCTTCGGCGGGCCGCTCGAAGGCGTCGCAGAGGGCCAGTACTACCGGCTGCTCAGCTCCGTCTTCCTGCACGAGGAAGTCGCCCACATCGTGCTGAACATGCTGGCGCTGTGGTTCCTCGGGCCGCCGCTGGAGGCCGCGCTCGGCCGGCTGCGGTTCGTCACGCTCTACGTGCTCTCCGGCCTCGGCGGCAGCGCGCTGTTCTACCTGGTCGCCGCGCCCAACGACGCCGCCCTCGGCGCCTCCGGCGCCATCTTCGGCCTCTTCGGCGCCACCGCGGTGCTGGTGCGCCGGATGAACTACGACATGCGGCCCGTGCTGGTGCTGCTGGCGATCAACCTGGTCTTCACCTTCACCTGGTCGGGCATCGCCTGGCAGGGCCACATCGGCGGGCTGGTGATCGGCACGGCCGTCGCGTACGGGTTCGTGCACGCGCCCCGCGACAAGCGGGTCCTGGTGCAGCGGGCGGTGGCGGCGGCGGCGCTGCTGGCGATCGTCGCGGTGGTCGTGATCCGCACCCTGCAACTGACGTAG
- the crgA gene encoding cell division protein CrgA, with product MPKSRIRKKADYTPPPAKSGEFKLSGTGRSWVAPLMLALFVVGLAWIVVFYVTTGDLPLEAIGNWNIVVGFGFILAGFVVSTQWK from the coding sequence GTGCCGAAGTCACGGATCCGTAAGAAGGCCGATTACACCCCGCCGCCGGCGAAGTCGGGCGAGTTCAAACTGTCTGGCACCGGCAGGAGCTGGGTGGCGCCGCTGATGCTGGCGCTGTTCGTCGTCGGACTCGCCTGGATCGTCGTGTTCTACGTCACCACCGGGGACCTGCCGCTCGAAGCGATCGGCAACTGGAACATCGTGGTCGGCTTCGGCTTCATCCTCGCGGGGTTCGTCGTCTCCACGCAGTGGAAGTAG